The Branchiostoma lanceolatum isolate klBraLanc5 chromosome 3, klBraLanc5.hap2, whole genome shotgun sequence DNA segment agagatggcgattcaggacaatcggcgattgtcctaggacactgatcgcgatcgccgtttgtcctaggacaatcagcgattctactagtagagattgcaatcgcaatctgtcctaggacaaacggcgattctagtTGGACAAATTCTgtgatcgcgatctgtcctaggacaatcagcgattctactagtagagattgcgatcgcaatctgtcctaggacaaacagggattctacttggacaaattctgattagatggaaatgctttggaaaatagaatgtCCAAGGACAAatggcgatcgcgatctgtcctaggacaatcgccgattgtcctgaatcgccatctctactgtaacacatacatgtactgtttgtctgaaaataatttcatcagatcGGTAGAACATTGGATATTGGAGCTttccttttacacaaccagtaatgtccCTTGCCACGTTTGGaattgtgttctcgccgcaaaagcgtcACCtccttcggctacttatagcggtgagaagcagtactccagtcagaagctctgaggaaggtgtctgacagacattgAAACAtaagcaggtgagagacatttactggttgtgtaaaaggaaAACTACAATATTCTGTACTGTTCATGTTCTCAAAGCCAGTGTACGTAGCTAGGTAACCACTTACATGCCTGCACCAAGTGACTTCATCCTGTGTAACATTGGGCACTTGAAACTTCTGGCCTAAGCTCCAGGAAAATTAGTAGTGTTTCATCCACTTTGATAAGATTTAGAATTTTCAAAGAACCCAATTTCTCAAGAAAGCCAGTCTAGGCTCCTTAGCTTGCCCCAATCTAAACAAAGCGTAAGTTTGTTATCAGTGCAGACTTGTCTGAGTTAATTATAACTCCTGAATGCCTATATGattacatgcatatgtatgtaACTTCAAGGTTACAATTTTCACCCCAGTCCAGTGCAGTCTCTACAAACCGGAAATTTACTTATTGGGAAGGACAAAATTTTCACCCCATCCATATGCATCCAAATAATCTGAACATCATGATTTGAAACTGGTGAACCTGTATGTTTGAAAGCTTGAAATGATGGAGATTTAACATTGGAAATTAACAATGTGGGCACACAAACATTGAGtgggactgaaaaaaaatttaacCCAGTAAGCATGCGTTAGTATCACACATTTGTGCTTGGTCCATAATGATATAATGTTGTATtgtgctactagtactagtatatgaattatgatgtacTAGTATCACTCCAGTCCCAGCCATTTCACCATTCTACAATTAGGCTTGTACCCTACAGTAATGTGCATGTTCAACGTAGGCTAAAATTTTATCATGTTCAACGTTGGCTAAAACTAGAAAATGCAAGGCCCCATATGACCCTAGCAggataacatgtacatgtacacgtaatcACCCTGCTCTCATCAGAATTCAGACGGGGTGCTATGGCGCCATGGGACAGGCGTGCTCACAAAGGTGGAAAGCTAATCACAGGAAAGGATTGCTCCGTAGTACATCGAAACAAATCGTTTTGAATTTTAAGTTGTCAAGAGGTTTTATAGCATAATTTCAATGTAAAATATGTacaaatgatgttgttttttaaatGGCTAAATGTTGCAACACATTTATAATGCAAAATTGGAAAGAACGTAAtagaatgtacattgtatacatatcAGGACTCGAAAAACTGGGTGCATGTggacttttgtgcacccaaaattggagcagtACACTAGTGCACCTACcgtatatttttgtaggctatagggtaaaggtattATAttgcagaatattcttgaaatttaagtatcaggaAAAGCAACATAACCTTTGtggtactttgtttgatgtattacttgtttaaaattcttCATGTTAGACATTATTGTTAGAGAAGAAGGGTTTGTTGTATATACAATTTGCTGACATTCTctactttatgttgtgcacccaaaattctttctgtgcacctaactttaTGGTCTCCCCATGATCATATACCTATTAATactaaaactacaaatgtaggtcACAATTTCGCCCTTTTAAAGATTCCGAGGTCCGCTCTTTCGGACAATGGATTTCGTCACACCCGTGGACAGAAGTTTTTGATGCCCATGATATCCAGAGTAAAGTTAATACCTTCTATCAAactcttcaaaggagaatagaCCTCCATTTTCCTATGAAATCTGTTGTTAAGCACAATTCAGACAAAGAATGGGTTACCCCTCAAATTAAATCTCTTATCAAGAGAAGACAACAAGCTTTTCATTCCcgcaatatgatattatatagaaAGCTAAGGAACCGTGTGAACCGATTGTGTACGAAGGCAAGGAAAAGACATTATGTTCATAAGATACATGTTTTAAAGAAGGAGAATCCAGCAAGATGGCACATGTCTATACGAAACATTCTTAATGTCCGCCGTAATGTATCAGTGTCTGTTCCCAGCAGTTCACCTCTAACTGACAAAGAGATCGCTGCTGCGATCAATCGCCACTTTTCAGACATTGTGAACCAACTTCCATGTCTTGATTTCGAATCGTTGCCGTCTTACCTGCCTTCTCCTTCAAAACCGCCGCATATTCATTCGTATGAAgtttatgaaattttgaaacgccTTGATGCCAGGAAAAGTTGTGGTCCGGATAACATTTCCCCCAAAATCGTCAAAACGTTTGCTGTTGAATTAAGTGACATTCTTGCCCATCTTTTCAATTGCTCTTTGGAGGAGGGGCGTGTCCCCAAACAATGGAAGGAGGCTGTTATTTCTCCAATTCCAAAGAAAAGCCCAGCATCAGTAGAAAATCTACGACCTATATCACTTACGTCTGTCTTTATAAAAACGTTCGAATCCTTTATTACTAAATGGGTTCTTCAAGACATAGACAAAGTTTTGGACCCCAACCAATATGGCAGCAGAAAGGGGCGCTCATCAGTTCACTACTTGATAAATTTGATCGACTCTATTCTTCGTGACGCTGAAACCCCCAAAACTGTTCAGACTGTTCTGTTAACTGATTTTAGCAAGGCGTACGATAGAATCGATCATACTCTACTAATCCGTAAACTGTTGACTTGTGGTGTACGCACTTCAATCTTACCATGGatttgtagttttcttaatgACCGTACACAGTGTGTTCGGTACCGAGGTGTAACATCGTTTTGGGAGAAAATTGCATCAGGAGTTCcacaaggtacaaaattaggGCCTGTCCTCTTTTtagtatatgtaaatgatgcGATGCAATTTTTTCTTAACAGATGGAAGTATGTAGATGATCTAACGGTAAAAGAAAGTAGACTTTTCAGTGAACAATCTTCTATGCAGACAGCAATTAACCAACTGGACACATGGTCATCACAAAATTGTATGTCATTGAATGAAGATAAGTGTAAATTAATTTGTATCACTTTCATGAAGGATCCTACCCCTTCCCCTGTAATGTTACTGAATGGCAAAGCCATTCAGTACACTGAGGATGCCTGTATTTTGGGTGTTTGGATTTCTGCCgacatgaaatggggaaaacatGTCACAACAATCATAAAAAAAGCAAGCTCGCGCCTTTTCTGGCTTAAAAAGCTAAAACGCTCTGGTGTCTGCACTGAAGATCTTTGCGAAATTTATTTACTATATGTCCGACCAGTCATAGAATATGCAGTCCCAGTATGGCACGCAGGTCTAACCACTGTACAATCCCACCAACTTGAACGCATTCAAAAACGTGCCCTCAGAATCATACTTGGCAATAATTATACTTCCTATGCTGACGCACTTTCAACTTTTAACCTCTGCACTTTAAAAGCAAGAAGGGAATCActctgtcttaagtttgcaaaatctctgATGAATTCACCAACGTTTCGACCCTGGCTACCCCCCACCcgcaataaagttcacaatATGGACTTAAAAGGGGGTTTCCAGCTTAGCATACCCTTTGTAAGAtctgacaggtacaggaacagtgccattccgtacttgtcaaaactcctgaacagcgtattgtaacttatacctattgtgtaatcaccctactaccgtttctacatatccttgttgttcagttttggttaggtttgtaaatattgatgatattttgtacagttgtgtattccctgaaactgcgtaattcagcctttttactttgtatcattaggctgcaatgttgttttagcgAGACTGTATGAATTTgcgaataaaaccatttataaATTTCCAGTGTGTTTAtatccaaaaatgaatttcgagccctgtatatgCATATTAGACAGGTATAAGCCATTGGATACACTACTAGCTATTTtgtcagtaactgttactttaaTGATTTAGTTTACAATTTTGGGGATGATACCAGAGAGGCATGCCTGCGCTATAGATAGCTCAAAAATATCTATGACTCAGTCCATCGAAATTCCTTCGGGCTGTTTTGTCACTGACTCACCTGTGTCGCAACAATGTAAACAACTAACACAGATGGACTCAACCATTTTATAATTAGTCTAGGAGTTGTTATGGGAAGATTTTATTCCATTAAATGCCACGTCTGCATTATTTACCCAATATCAATACATTGAATTAAGACCTTTATAGATCAATAGAATTCTAGTTTTATGTAGGATTAATCTGATTCTGAAATTGTGCACCTCTATCCATGTTGTCTCCTGAACCAACCTGAATATGAGTGGAacattccattgtattgttCAAAAGAGGAAGTAACTTCATATCAGTATCAGAACTGCATACCAGTCCTGTACATTCTGTTGAATTTCTAACAAGGTAGCAAGGTAAGAAGATCTTGAAGAACTTGTTACTATTAAGGTGAGAAGAATTAGTTTTTATGTCTAAATTCTGTCAAGTTCGCGATCAGATTCTGCATACAGTGGCATATTTTCTTGCAGAATTCGAGTaaccctacatttgtatatcatgtgAATCATCGTCAACATTATATTATCATCGCTGCATGATGTCAAAGCTGAATGTAATATGAGGAAGTTAAACTGCAGAAGGCAAATCATATATACTTGCTTTTGACACTGTGCACTTTCGAATTCAATACtccctgtgtttgttgattgtTTATGACATGTCGAGACAGGCCTAGGATAGAATATTTAAAGATTTTTGGTAATTGTGAAAGCGCCATTATTGCTAAATTTTCGACACCTAACCTAACTTGTTAACCTTTAagacactgaagtagccgtttggcacccaattacctattggttacagagttaggcagcagggagaaggttaatgtcaACAGGATGTAGCCATGCCTTTTTTTTTCCCATGATAAAGTGGTCTAAACTATAGCTAAGCTTCCTTTTGGTGTTTTGGTGCGCTGCTTTAATTCCCGGACAAGCCTGTTGCGCAGTTTACCATTCCCAGAGGACATCGCCTCACGTAGACTCGACGTACCGTCAGCATCAAGAAGGGTACGCTCCGTACCTGATGTATCGCCAATAACCCTCGGTAGCGACCTTGCATCGCGCATAGTCATCTATAATACATGAGGCAGATGTGGGGGTACCACGGTGGCATTTGTAACGCACATGGTTAATGTTCAAAGCTGCACTGAGATTATCACTCATGTTGCACTTGTAACTGGAAGAGATTGTAGTCCCCCAGTGTAAGACTAATAGCAATGCTCAATTATGCATAGCAAACTATCTTGACAATTGTAACTTGCTTTACAACTGTGTTATAAAAGTTGGATGTCCAGTCTTTGAAGGAGGCCTAATAAAAAAAGGTTATGTGCTTGTCCAGATAGAGTAAATTGCAGTTACAGAACATTAGTTTGATTATCTATGTACATAATACATTCACTTGGGTGAGACATGAACaatcatgtactgtatgtaaccGAGATAGTGAGTGGTATCTTGCAGCAAATTCATGtgtgacacatacatgtatgaccgtATCATGATAAGTACAATTATAGTGGATGATACTAGATGTAATGAAATTGATCATAGTACTGAGCCTAAAAATACTGTCACTGACTAGTCCTTAATTTGTATTTTAATATCGAATGCTGGAAAATTTTTCTAAGGAACTCAAGGACCATTCCATGCCGAAAATGGAATGATGATTAAAATAGAAATCAGAATACCCCCAAAGTCTTGATGGTACCAATATGTCTGTAAATTAAAGACTCAAGTACTTGACCACTAAAtctgttgtgttttatttgcagTATTGAATATTGAATCTGAGGACTATGTTAAAGCggatgacaaaatgtaaattcgaGGCAAGATTGTGATGTGACTCTTTTGTGTATTATGCTTATGATGTACGAGCCGCCTATCTTCGTGGAATCGATGACAACATCTGGCTGTCGagctgattaaaaaaaaaaaaagtagtagGGTCTACATTGAGGTGGTTTCAGAAACTCAGTGGACCTTGTGCagctttttttttgcacagttcAGAAATATGAATTTCACATATTGATGCAAATATGCTTAAAagtggttgtacatgtcattcaCATGAAGGTTTTGTTCtccagaatattttcaattttttggccAAAATCTTACATATATTTTACTTTTAAAACATGGAGTCTACCTGACTCTGAGACTCAAACATCCAGCAACATGGTGTTTATCACTGTGACCTCCATAAAACAGATGACATCCCTGCTGAGTCCTGGCAGGGAGAGTTGGAGTTTTGCCACCACCTCTATCATGTCCATTGATTTCTAACAGATTCATGTATTACCTTCGACATGACTGCCATTATAATGTCGCTACACCTGTTATACACGCTTTAAATATGTATAAAACGATAGTCGGGTCTGCTTTGATAGCTACTGGgtcatttttttcaacatattcCCAAAACTATAATAATATTATTAAATATTTAATTCACATTCTTTgctgacatgtacattttgtatgaggATCAGTATCAAATTGATAGCATTGCTACAAAAGACACACCTGAATGTCCCAATGATtggtaatttttgttttgtttttacctCATGAGAAATGCTCCTACACaatcaatacaaatttgattGGCAGAATCTTTCTAACCAGAAAGTGGTCCAGTGTAAAGAGACATGTGCTGGCATGTTTTGAAGCTgtattagagtcaattccaagtcaccaagagggctttaaaatgatatttgtaatatgtttgaactattttgaataaaagaatgtctaagccACAATAGTGACAGTGGAAGTTATTACTATGTAACCTCCTAATAATGatattaatccaccgggttacataaatccgccactttgaaaagcagtgggtttgagagaccTCTAGTGCAGTACCTCCCAGGTATACACaggttagatatacatgtacaggagtgcattatacagggggacgttgggttggagatctgtttggacgtatcttttcagggtggcggaattatgtatcctTGTGGAATCacgttagtagatgttacaattttgtacattgtttttCTCTTCATACAGGCCTAGAAAGTACCAGTAGAAGACTCCAAGATGGTGGAAGGGGGTTGTGGAAAATGTATCCAGTACCTGATGTTCACATTCAACCTGCTGTTTTGGGTAGGTACAACCTTATTGTAGATTGGTACAGTCTTCATTTTTATCAACAGATTGTGAcagttgtttatttttcttccaaTCCATCATGATAGACAAATGTGAAGGGTTAGACTGAGGTTATGATACTATCATTCTGATAACGTCAATAATAAACTTCAAATTTTCAATAGATGCATTTAGATTTGCATTTtcattcagtcaaacctgtacaagtgaccacctctacatacatgtaaggaccaccaggccaatgtgaccactattttccattgacccaatcattaaaaatcctgtctgTGGTGATACCTGTCAaggtagaccagattttatcagtcccctaaCTAAGGCCCGAttacatactctccaagcagaggttcgtgggagagatcgtcaccgttttatcatatgcccccaCCAACTtcgaccccgttcatactaaatcgcgcaaatcgcgaaatcgccctgagtcgcattccttcgcaccaggggtcgaacgagcgcgagttgtaaaatcgcgtccaacagcttgatcaacacttgtcaccactcttactgttgtgttcaatgaccttcttgtacttcatcttgagtttttaTACCTTTACATCatataatgagcggaaagactgaatttgcagatgaccccttgacccatgaccgaccgggtcaatatgcaaagtaaagcgcccgacgcgcatcaaggcgatttcgagcgttcatactaagtcggaatacaggcaaatcgcgagtaaaccacctccggaggtggtttcgcggaaagcaatttcgggcgatttcaaatgcgatttggagcgttcatcctaagccacattatcgcgatttacgcgatttcgcgatttacgcgatttagtatgaacggggtcttctGCTCCAGGTCGCGGGCACAAAGGCTAATTAACAGCTAATCATCGCCTTATCAAACTTCACTTAACATGTAGGTGTGAATTAAGACCATGGAAACCTACATTGTCCTATATCCCCGTTACAGGACAGTTTCTGTTAAGTTACTAAGTTTGAATTTCCAACTGCTTTCGGCAACATGTATGGTAGAGTTCTAGAGATATTTGGGGGATTTGAAGCCCCGAAAGCCATCAGactgggcatatgataaaacggtgatgatctcccccaccaacctctgcttggagagtacgattACACACACGTTTTTCTGTCAACTTAGAgttgactcaggactgtgcaagaaGAAGCCTATGCCACTCAAGTAGCTCCTCACACACTATCCCAGGTTTACTCCGAAAACatgtgtgtaaattgggcctaagtgGTTTATTCAACAGTTTTGAGTGTGTTCACAAGTGTCATGATGATTTACCTTATTCCCAGCTGGCTGGCTGTGGCATCCTGGGGGTGGGGATCTGGCTGAGGGTGACCCAGGGTGACTTCGCCACCTTGGTTCCCAGCATCCCGTTCGTGACGGCGCCCAACCTGTGCATCATCGCGGGCGTCATCGTCATGGTGGTCGGCTTCATCGGGTGCTGCGGCGCGCTGAAGGAAAACAAGTGTTTGTTGTTGACAGTAAGTAGACAGAGGAAAACAAGGATTGTCATCATCTTTATCATTGTCCGATTCACATTTACACCTttacaccagtgcacctattcccagaaatgaatttcaagccctgcataaaatacatacattgtacatacatgtagcatgctgcTTGGGAGTGTGTGTACATTTGTTGGCTGTATCTGTGACTTCCTCCTCTCTTTTCTCAACTTTTGTTACTTCTTTTCTGTCAAAAGACACACAATACATCACTGATTTCACCATGATCatcaagttttgttttgtttttcttttctgtctccaccccctcccccacccctgTGTCTTTTGCAGCTTGGTACCCCCATCGCCCTTGTTGTCTTTGTCCCCATCTTCATCCAAATCTTCATCCTCATCCCCAAGGAGTATTGTCTACTGGTTGGCTGTCTTTTCATGTTAATTTTGGCGCTGGCCATAAACGCTCTCCACATAGGCGACACAAAAACTTACAAGCGCGTCCTGCTATGTACACCTGTGAGTATATCAATTACAAACATGTACCCCTGGCCAATCAGAAGCTCAGTTTTTTGATAATGTCTCCTTTTTGACCAATTATATCCCTCTATTCTGTTGTGTTGTCCAGTCACTTGAGCAGAAGCAtgtggaccaatcagaagcATCCATTAAGTCACCTGATTGGTCACCAATTACATGAATgctcctacatgtacctatagcTCTGTCTCCTTTATATGTATTGACATCTGTTCCCAACACTGTTGAAGACTTCGTTGTGAACTGAAACTGGTCATACTGTTTTAATTGAATTactttcttctttgacttctgATTGGCCAGATGGTGCATGGAAGGACCAATCAGGACAGGATTATTTTTGTGGAATGTTAAAGCGAATGTTTGTTATTTTCTCCCCAGTTCTTTGTGATGCTGTTCATCATCTTCTGTCTGGAGATCACAGCCGGTGCCCTGGCTTATGTCTACAGGGATCATGTGAGTATGGagtatgtttatttatttatttattttgatttaccacatttgtggaaggtttgacataacaggtgactatcaccttttcaagatgtcaacccagaccagactgtaaggtttggaccatcgcacaccggggcatacccctactctttttcgaaaggtgtggtgggttcttttacgtgcgcggggtgtggctctccccaaacacgggacctccatttaacgtcctatccgagggacgtccctaaccctagatgagttaggtactcacacctgagtgaagtgaggaaagtcgtgttaagtgcctttcccaagggcacaacgtcgggcgcaagttcggacatgtctctgggcacaacccgggattagatcccgggtcccattgtttgacagcctcgcgctctaccacttgcgccacacaacGCCACATGTTGACTGTCTCTCATTGGTAGAATTGCTAATtaccattctctcattggttgatctgctgattgtgatggacagtcagcatatcagtgtgtacatgtatttgaaatacgAAATTGCAGCAGGGGCGGGACGGTGGTAACattgagcgggaggcgagcccagccgtaCGGACGGCGGATGTCGCTATTAATGAAggcggcacgagcggaggtcgaaggtcgcttcctcagcgtaattccctacgattggtcgactgaccaatcctactatgaaTAGACCTATCCTgattgtccatcacaatcagcagttcaaccaatgagagtgtGGCTGCATGTCAGTCAGATGTTTGcatttttagcgaagccttaggggcgagcTTGATAGTATATTTTatgcccgatttgcaagaattcccagaattccacaggaatgtcaggaatcCGTCAGGCGAACTATGCGGATGCCCGCCTGTCACTTTATACCTCGTTGGCACGTCTGGAatccaggcactcagctgtcgatgacagatgacctacttttacgtggtgtccgatttcgtactggtgggagtgtgtcagggagttcaccgaatctagtattctagcttttaAAAGGGTTTGCACATCCCAGTTCATCTactatcacaagaacgtgctgaacatcatgcctcccaccaagtAACCTCTATGCATGTATAAGTCAAAGTTTttaacggaacgataaataacttgggttaccgcttgggcagtctacactgaacgctttacggggaggcgtgccgggtgtcggaaaaacaacagtagctcctcgaaaacacatcctacagagctcgaataacaaccaaaacgatcataggagccccagcaaaccgaatttctaaacttccggcctagtttctcactccacctatccaacaatgccagagaaaaaagacactacaacgggagtgtgctccggcctttccatatatgctaggaactcctaGAGTTTCATGGTGcatttctatatctgcttggcagatgcatttctgatttctaagtgcatTGTgcacaaatattatggcagaactaagatctagagtgctacgttggtactttccttacattGAAGTAAGACCggtccagacaccttcgctatggcaataatttttaattgccacacttatttatgttttattctGCATTTGGTAATGGGGTTTTAAGAAACGTTCAGAAGCAAAACGAAATAATGCAGGATGTAGAAGACCCGATGTTTTCATGGAGCCGGACCCAGACTATTCTACTTAGAAGCAACCAGAGTAGCAGACCGGAGCTAGAGTAGGACGCATACCAGAATACATTTGGATTTCTGCTTAGTGTTACATTGTCTTTCTCGCTAGTTGGAAAAGTTTGCCCGTGACGACCTGATGCGAGGGATGGACCAGTATGGCATAGATGGACAGTCGGGCCTGACCCGTGCCTGGGACCTGTTCCAGACCGAGAAGCACTGCTGCGGAGTCAACAACAGCACCGACTGGTGGGTCTACTAAcattacaaataaacaaattataAACAAATCAAAAACTGGCTCTTTTGTGTGCTGACATGATGTTTGGTGGTCTTAAGCTTCTTgggtagttttgactgtatatacagtatttctCTGTATATATTTCTCTTTCTCTATTGTTTGTTGTGCTCTTCTTGATATACTTTTATACACAGAGTCTTCTGTAGGatgtctatgtgtatgtgtagtgcttaggtcacaattgcaaACAGGGCCCTGCCGGGCAGTTCACGGGCTATGTTGAATTTGGATTTTCGGGCATAACCCCTAGgtggacaccctgcggctggaGTTAAAATCAGTGCAGGACCCGGTAGCAAGTAGACGTTGTGAACTAATCGTGCTAGTACTGGGAGGTTCCCCCCCAAGTATCCGGCAGTCCAGTGGCTTCGGGGCCTGGCCGAGCCTACACCCTCTACGGCCACTGGTGCAATTGTAACCTAAGCCTTACCAGACCAGACATTAACATCATATTTCTGTCTTCCCTGTGCAGGTTCAACCGTCCGGTGTGGCCCAACCAGAGCTGGGTGCCGGACTCCTGCTGCAAGCCCAACTACCGCCCCAACAAGGACTGTGGACAGTCTGGAAACATTCTACAGTTCTTTGAAGATGTAAATAAATTAATTGTTTCTTTGCTTAGGccaagttgatttgattatgattatggatgacatcccctgggaaccccaaaactgtgTGTGTGAACGAGAAAaacgtttggcaaaaaaaagttgccttcattatgaaatctacatggtcaggaaggatgaactaAACCGAGTATGGTacaccgaaatatagattctttatttttgttgtctgagaacttcttctttgactttgggattgactttggcattttacaacattagtatccatttgctgaaatatttttgcaatttacagcattgtATTGTCTCATTTTGCTGCtactttttacgatttacagtatggccgaaaacatttttttttgaaatggatgaaaattgatgctcgcactgatgtcatccatatgatcaaatcaacatggcctcataGTATACATACAAAGCAACCTGGCCACTTTTTAGTGGTTCCTTTTAGATTATCTTGCCCATTGGCCTAAGCAGGAGTCTGTAGTGATTGcctgtctactgtgaaagttttcTTCAGGTGCACATGGTAAGTGTAGACAGGTATGACTGCCTGTTTGGCTGCTGTACTACATATACTACAATTACCATACACGGACTATAACTcca contains these protein-coding regions:
- the LOC136429939 gene encoding tetraspanin-4-like gives rise to the protein MVEGGCGKCIQYLMFTFNLLFWLAGCGILGVGIWLRVTQGDFATLVPSIPFVTAPNLCIIAGVIVMVVGFIGCCGALKENKCLLLTFFVMLFIIFCLEITAGALAYVYRDHLEKFARDDLMRGMDQYGIDGQSGLTRAWDLFQTEKHCCGVNNSTDWFNRPVWPNQSWVPDSCCKPNYRPNKDCGQSGNILQFFEDGCVSALKTDFTFNLGLIGAIGIGIGLIQILGMVFALCLFYRIRNEGTYA